A window of Argopecten irradians isolate NY chromosome 1, Ai_NY, whole genome shotgun sequence contains these coding sequences:
- the LOC138314742 gene encoding uncharacterized protein isoform X2, whose protein sequence is MVTFGPLSGLVSTLSIIVMICCLVVGALNRSCVPITCSPGYKIVKCDMDGGPDKCIPCERNRVQPFNISSWDDEFLHECIQIDSENECQLKGAIHSRYRDRDPTCLKTCECDVSNCYVGATACKCKKYPPCGVNEQLNSITGACEPCPPNKEKKERGCYPCQHVYTRRTDSPLAPPKRTEASILVIRTERDTTELPNTTLGMPHSTKGYMSANGTGQITGDAAIQTKPIVDMITLSIDKSTMVTIIAVGGSVLLTIVIVTICLLRFYRCRKRTRKFQYNNNYDGKNPNNLTIIQENSLLLNLKDNNVNAVRELAANSHNSGDNVTHTNSQVLKLENSTTGQPESGYGTGINEANIPSSHGRSLRTRTASPNSLRIPCRPGQFTTGTPLNSPEYFLSGTPLPTEHDEESTHVKSISG, encoded by the exons ATCTGCTGTTTGGTCGTCGGAGCGTTAAACAGGTCATGTGTTCCCATCACGTGTTCTCCAG GTTATAAGATAGTGAAGTGTGACATGGACGGGGGACCAGACAAATGTATTCCATGTGAAAGAAACAGGGTTCAGCCCTTCAACATTTCCTCATGGGACGACGAGTTCCTCCATGAATGTATCCAAATTGACTCCGAAAATGAGTGTCAGCTCAAAG GCGCCATCCATAGCAGGTACAGGGACAGAGATCCGACGTGTTTGAAGACCTGCGAATGTGATGTGTCCAACTGTTATGTGGGCGCTACGGCATGCAAATGCAAGAAATATCCACCTTGTGGGGTCAACGAGCAGCTGAATAGTATCACTGGAG CCTGCGAGCCATGCCCAcctaataaagaaaaaaaggaaCGAGGTTGTTATCCATGTCAACATGTGTACAC GAGGAGAACAGACAGCCCGTTAGCACCTCCAAAAAGGACTGAGGCCTCTATATTAG TAATACGCACCGAGAG GGATACTACGGAGCTCCCCAATACGACACTCGGAATGCCACACTCGACCAAAGGCTATATGTCGGCTAATGGCACGGGGCAAATAACAG GTGATGCAGCCATACAGACCAAGCCCATTGTGGACATGATAACACTTAGTATCGACAAAAG CACTATGGTCACCATTATCGCTGTGGGAGGTTCTGTGCTTCTAACGATAGTTATCGTCACCATTTGCCTTCTCAGATTCTACAGGTGCCGAAAACGCACCAGAAAGTTTCAGTACAACAACAACTACGACGGAAAAAATCCAA ataatttaacaataatacAAGAAAACTCGTTGCTGCTAAATTTGAAGGACAATAATGTCAACGCCGTCCGTGAATTGGCGGCTAACTCTCACAACAGTGGCGACAATGTCACTCACACCAACTCGCAAGTTTTAAAACTGGAGAATAGTACCACAGGACAGCCAG AAAGTGGTTACGGAACTGGGATTAATGAAGCGAACATACCATCATCACATGGACGGTCACTCCGCACGCGCACCGCCAGTCCGAACAGTCTTCGTATTCCCTGTCGTCCTGGACAGTTCACTACCGGAACACCTCTTAATTCTCCTGAATATTTTCTCTCCGGAACACCCCTACCCACAGAACACGACGAGGAATCCACTCATGTGAAAAGTATCTCTGGATAA
- the LOC138314742 gene encoding uncharacterized protein isoform X3, producing the protein MDGGPDKCIPCERNRVQPFNISSWDDEFLHECIQIDSENECQLKGAIHSRYRDRDPTCLKTCECDVSNCYVGATACKCKKYPPCGVNEQLNSITGACEPCPPNKEKKERGCYPCQHVYTRRTDSPLAPPKRTEASILVIRTERDTTELPNTTLGMPHSTKGYMSANGTGQITGDAAIQTKPIVDMITLSIDKSTMVTIIAVGGSVLLTIVIVTICLLRFYRCRKRTRKFQYNNNYDGKNPNNLTIIQENSLLLNLKDNNVNAVRELAANSHNSGDNVTHTNSQVLKLENSTTGQPESGYGTGINEANIPSSHGRSLRTRTASPNSLRIPCRPGQFTTGTPLNSPEYFLSGTPLPTEHDEESTHVKSISG; encoded by the exons ATGGACGGGGGACCAGACAAATGTATTCCATGTGAAAGAAACAGGGTTCAGCCCTTCAACATTTCCTCATGGGACGACGAGTTCCTCCATGAATGTATCCAAATTGACTCCGAAAATGAGTGTCAGCTCAAAG GCGCCATCCATAGCAGGTACAGGGACAGAGATCCGACGTGTTTGAAGACCTGCGAATGTGATGTGTCCAACTGTTATGTGGGCGCTACGGCATGCAAATGCAAGAAATATCCACCTTGTGGGGTCAACGAGCAGCTGAATAGTATCACTGGAG CCTGCGAGCCATGCCCAcctaataaagaaaaaaaggaaCGAGGTTGTTATCCATGTCAACATGTGTACAC GAGGAGAACAGACAGCCCGTTAGCACCTCCAAAAAGGACTGAGGCCTCTATATTAG TAATACGCACCGAGAG GGATACTACGGAGCTCCCCAATACGACACTCGGAATGCCACACTCGACCAAAGGCTATATGTCGGCTAATGGCACGGGGCAAATAACAG GTGATGCAGCCATACAGACCAAGCCCATTGTGGACATGATAACACTTAGTATCGACAAAAG CACTATGGTCACCATTATCGCTGTGGGAGGTTCTGTGCTTCTAACGATAGTTATCGTCACCATTTGCCTTCTCAGATTCTACAGGTGCCGAAAACGCACCAGAAAGTTTCAGTACAACAACAACTACGACGGAAAAAATCCAA ataatttaacaataatacAAGAAAACTCGTTGCTGCTAAATTTGAAGGACAATAATGTCAACGCCGTCCGTGAATTGGCGGCTAACTCTCACAACAGTGGCGACAATGTCACTCACACCAACTCGCAAGTTTTAAAACTGGAGAATAGTACCACAGGACAGCCAG AAAGTGGTTACGGAACTGGGATTAATGAAGCGAACATACCATCATCACATGGACGGTCACTCCGCACGCGCACCGCCAGTCCGAACAGTCTTCGTATTCCCTGTCGTCCTGGACAGTTCACTACCGGAACACCTCTTAATTCTCCTGAATATTTTCTCTCCGGAACACCCCTACCCACAGAACACGACGAGGAATCCACTCATGTGAAAAGTATCTCTGGATAA
- the LOC138314764 gene encoding coiled-coil domain-containing protein 63-like, whose amino-acid sequence MPRPRSARSDVTDGDMEVLVEQELQKLQRQFRIMEGDRAAYTEESQNLIRKQKNEISHLEAEKQELLKELRLAESRSNQVMDEDHTDTLVTLAEAKEEYGNEISEEKRKCVELDAKIREWEKKINHQHKNMGGIHMSSKHTVQTQKTIRTLENRLDTAKKTFNTYLTENSKYREEIESLRVERTRFDGLYKKLDKELTVARREKGEIIESSTQAYDSRDEAQAKMILLKEKADKDMQQHNAEMKELLRIIDHDRCLREFMGIKGQERQEDPQLVAWRQRKEAIEADRKKESQEDSVETYEAAFERIKEMTGESDLDALVAKFIMVEDRNFALFNFVNEQNNEIETLQEQIEDINNEIEKFKLQGIELEDQRKKILKELEEQTNAAATKGDAADGKNKGITKILDQLRAGISSLFDKINCDKSAIEEMLGAASGVTDNNMIQYLGIIEQRTNELLAVQGYINSKDLDKKTVGAGFLGEGPGAPQPQLPILPPAVGDEYDSEGSEGSDDEARPMTRNELQRRVMNTVKKREAAAKKQEFKYDLSNAKEKTSKNKKDKK is encoded by the exons ATGCCGCGTCCAAGATCAGCTCGGTCGGATGTGACCGATGGAGATATGGAGGTTCTGGTGGAGCAGGAGCTCCAGAAACTGCAGAGACAGTTTCGTATCATGGAGGGAGACCGAGCGGCATATACAGAGGAATCACAGAACCTGATTCGTAAACAAAA AAATGAAATTTCACACCTTGAAGCTGAGAAGCAAGAACTTCTGAAGGAGCTTCGGCTAGCGGAGAGTCGCAGTAATCAGGTGATGGATGAGGACCACACCGATACGCTTGTCACCTTGGCCGAGGCAAAAG agGAGTACGGCAATGAAATATCTGAGGAAAAGAGGAAGTGTGTAGAATTAGATGCCAAAATCAGGGAATGggagaaaaaaatcaatcacCAACATAAAAACATGGGAGGAATTCACATGAGTTCAAAACATACAGTTCAAACCCAGAAAACGATCCGCACATTGGAGAACAGACTTGATACG GCAAAAAAGACATTCAATACATACTTGAcagaaaattcaaaatatagAGAAGAAATTGAAAGTCTGCGTGTTGAAAGGACACGGTTTGATGGACTCTATAAAAAGCTTGATAAAGAGCTTACGGTGGCCAGAAGAGAGAAGGGAGAAATTATTGAGAGCTCAACACAGGCTTATGACTCTCG AGATGAGGCTCAAGCGAAGATGATACTTCTGAAGGAGAAGGCAGACAAAGACATGCAGCAACATAACGCTGAGATGAAGGAACTACTGCGCATCATCGACCACGATCGCTGTCTCCGTGAATTCATGGGAATTAAGGGACAGGAGAGACAGGAAGATCCACAGTTGGTGGCATGGCGTCAACGCAAAG AGGCCATAGAAGCTGATCGTAAGAAAGAAAGCCAAGAGGATTCAGTGGAAACTTATGAAGCTGCATTTGAAAGAATTAAAGAGATGACAGGTGAAAGTGACCTGGACGCTTTAGTGGCTAAATTCATCATGGTGGAGGATAGAAATTTCGCCCTCTTCAATTTCGTCAATGAGCAGAATAATGAAATTGAAACACTTCAAGAACAAATTGAGGAT ATTAATAACGAAATAGAAAAATTCAAACTGCAAGGAATTGAGCTTGAGGATCAGAGGAAGAAGATTTTGAAGGAGTTAGAAGAACAGACTAATGCTGCAGCTACAAAAGGAGACGCCGCTGATGGAAAGAACAAAGGCATCACAAAGATTCTCGATCAACTCCGAGCAG GTATATCATCCCTGTTTGATAAGATCAATTGTGACAAGTCGGCGATCGAGGAGATGTTGGGAGCGGCGTCTGGAGTGACGGATAACAACATGATACAATACCTGGGTATTATAGAACAGAGAACCAACGAACTTCTGGCTGTCCAGGGCTACATCAACTCTAAG GACCTTGACAAGAAGACGGTGGGGGCAGGCTTCCTTGGTGAAGGACCTGGTGCACCACAACCTCAGTTACCCATCCTTCCTCCAGCTGTCGG GGATGAGTATGATAGTGAGGGTAGTGAAGGAAGTGACGACGAGGCCAGGCCGATGACGAGAAACGAATTACAGCGCCGTGTAATGAACACAGTCAAGAAACGTGAGGCCGCAGCTAAGAAACAAGAGTTTAAATATGACTTATCAAATGCCAAGGAAAAAACATCGAaaaataaaaaggacaagaaGTGA